The nucleotide sequence CACCTCCGCCATCACCTCAGCTTCCCGCAGCGTGGCGCAGGTCAGCCCGACAGCGCCCAGCCGTAGCTGGTCCGCGGCAATCCGTGGCGACTTGTGCGTCTTGACGTGCGGCCGCAGTCGAAGCCCGTGCAGGGTAGCGTACGCCGCCATTCGGTCCAGATTGAACGCGAGCCGATCCATGTCGACGATCGGTACCGGTGTCTCGAGCTGTTCGAGATACGTAGTCATCGCGCCCCCTTCTCTTCGAGACTGTAGAAAATGCCACACGCTGACGCACCGTCCGATCGCCCGTGGACTCCGGTCGTGCTGCCCAACCTGCCGGCCCCTGCGGGAGCCTACTCTCCGGGCGTGCGCACCGCAAATATGGGGAGTCTGTTGTTCGTGTCCGGCCAGACGCCGCGGGACCAGGCCACCGGGGACATCGTCGAAGGCGACGTTGAAGCACAGACCCGCCTCACGCTGGCAAACATGGAGCGTATTCTGATCGCCGGCGGCGCCACGCTGGCCAACGTGGTCAGCATCACGGTGTATCTGGCCGATGAGAACGATTGGGGCACGTTCGATCGCGTGTATCGCTCGGTGTTCTCGGCGCCGTACCCGGCCCGCGCCGTGGTCGGTGCATCGCTGCGCGGTATCCGCGTCGAGATCTCGGCGATCGCTGCCCTCTAGAACGTGGTGATGCCGCCGCCGCGGATCGTGGTGTACGCGATGAATCGGTCGTTCCGCGTGCAGTGTGTCGCGCTGCTGCGCGCGGCCGGGGCGGCGGTGCGTGTCGCCAGCAGGCAGGCGGAACTCGCCAAGGCCCTCGGCGAAGGGACGATCGCGGCGATCATCGTGGATGATGACCGCGACGCTGCCGTCGCGCGCGTGGTGACACGCGTGGTCGTGATGCAGCGAGCGCCCGGCGAATCGATCGAAGAGATCGTCGCGCGGGCGCTCGGTCCTGCAGACACTCTGGCGGATCAGCCGAGGTCGAGCGAGTAGCCCTCGCCGCGCACGGTCCGGATGTCGACG is from Gemmatimonas sp. and encodes:
- a CDS encoding Rid family hydrolase, with protein sequence MPHADAPSDRPWTPVVLPNLPAPAGAYSPGVRTANMGSLLFVSGQTPRDQATGDIVEGDVEAQTRLTLANMERILIAGGATLANVVSITVYLADENDWGTFDRVYRSVFSAPYPARAVVGASLRGIRVEISAIAAL